TCGCGAACGTGCGGTACAACAAACGCCTGGATCGCTTCACGCTGCGCGGCCGCACGAAGGTGAACGGCCAGTGGCTGCTCTTTTGCCTGGTGCACAACATCGAAAAGCTCACCCACGCGGGGTATGCCGCGTAAA
The sequence above is a segment of the Gemmatimonas sp. genome. Coding sequences within it:
- a CDS encoding transposase, whose product is ANVRYNKRLDRFTLRGRTKVNGQWLLFCLVHNIEKLTHAGYAA